In a genomic window of Caloenas nicobarica isolate bCalNic1 chromosome 1, bCalNic1.hap1, whole genome shotgun sequence:
- the C2CD3 gene encoding C2 domain-containing protein 3 isoform X5, with protein sequence MRQRRPRPLGPAAGGSRRRGGGTLPGGKEGTGDVPASTDLPPLVEGPLRCFLRCTVSRVLWTVPRPPAAALVRLRWWGETSDGTVFQPGQPGSGSARYAVRCGPRQFTAYLTDMGVLVLEVMTKLDRLPLGRVQISGLSHLSPSHPIKGVFTIVSPTSDKLGELQVSLVLEPLPELYDTSSSAPTPDVSLDITPAQGSSKSQFLAPSRQTRVTIADRESVNSSRATSPSRGKDHLLFQENSENIKDALPASHRRQILPDEHLKANPLKQQVSFLTSTDSEAPARTNTRVLSLHNPATQDLLSALLDQGNKLRDAMIVSAMKSSPDVEIELNEVPRFIERDDCRSPAKSPKGLNSNFVPDPEDLQLFASKVSGQDLNSEERAIQLLLGSADLSPVQFWDRTGSLLDSLSLGSEVYDSELNDPHYDQSLLENLFYTTPKSDSSLSDFLSDDDINSSKKVTKTESLKKADRMNLQKDSNAFDEGQKVTDTKLRPFAPPEAHTEPAHVASLSVDRLASLGRIHLARVIIESLKIPPESIQITPKKKGLMGKPPRPSKCTFFVEFHFPVGASKDEKGQVSVTTEVTRIASSKITDDAVKFQQRFVFPLRFGGTMTEHWWSSDLAFKIYMRKSTQKKPVAVGSAALSLRKVIESELLSVSCEIPVEKEGGQTQVGPLKVSLELAADNKDFTRTAARSAMAAQPVPAHAVRSPRLEFQEPTRRSVNAENPRCSKRHDYEDLQKTGATTINVVQPPQTIPTSAACNLMTQFAVSQDDGLLLHVLLMVPDGKDFVAEDNSCNVYLNCKLLSAEEATRSSVVWGTTQPAFNFSQVMPFSLTSKHLERLKNNVMVIEAWNKTGSPGFDRLLGLVKLPLHQFYISFKDPKISHLLLRAQYPVVAVDNYMPVIDVFTGNRSGSLRVILAMGSADQIVTLQRLKNEEGTVPPVTKRPLHSLDPPPMKTATQFAQEGEELMEHVFEIQVESVKGLTPLQSTVWGEADCYVQYYFPVQEPGCDALQGTELHEDGIELKPFRTATTLCVPDPVFNDEHHHSLVVPADVPVQRLLVGAFTAPGAAGGGIQFEVWCRYYYPNVRDQLVAKGMLPLSRLCAMVTMQQREEIGIQTFNLPLVPRTDSPEEFHLRSSGLLDVSVRYQRSMKAAAGRTTQAISLSVQIHRAAGLQAAARAVAQKNPSVQYYAGVGVNAYVSVHLSFLPETQRRSTRAVARTFCPEFEHHVEFPCNLIIQRSSGEASCLGELLQSANIIFSIYHQNTKSATEMLAARTSRDYLLGTVTVPTRDLLRKRSGITGWYPVTLSEDLTPSRHTNVTQAVVGGLELSVTFARQDDRERVLEAAKLLGWSGEDCEDSADDSEEWEQSDSPATVTISTPRVWLPVHCVLLAGQTHLNKNIYCYLRYRLYNREATQTLLRRPKLSEDAKNVTVNFKKPNKVTLRRSQGLLWFFREEKLEIQVWWAYGKENDVERPLDTDRLVGSAYVDLAALAESSRTTLSVSGVYPLFRCNAADLAGAAVRVHIVLSSTSAAPPSRIPCAEEYSNTEDESTEKSPELSQWVPENPSQKLDIVSPEITDDKPQEDDVIFLENTVAVNILVERAMHLSLKGSPLTDREVTAPSSCVSFAVAGADTPITTSIIENTDSPVWDFQQQARLSKELLLDPQQTLVFKVWHKAETERVIGFASVDLSPLLSGFQLVCGWYNITDFSGQCRGQIKVAISPLQNLNNLKEERQARIRTRPPSPSVKLSFPTFPSNATSFPKRMVNKSPKEISVPTRERPVPSRTSPSGSPVLRHEEHVQNVRRFHESLKRAEGNAHRAAKTDSSSLSSRAALLTALRKNLSELDEVQRYFSQKLIRSFPDFGDGDTSKQSPGEQNDHCGSMSRAVDPSSHHLLEKSSQLVSQVSSLINESPDNSDTR encoded by the exons ATGCGGCAGAGGAGGCCGAGACCGCtcggcccggcggcggggggctcCCGGCGGAGAGGAGGTGGGACGCTCCCGGGCGGGAAGGAAG GTACCGGCGACGTTCCCGCTTCCACCGACCTGCCGCCGCTGGTGGAGGGCCCGCTGCGCTGCTTCCTCCGCTGCACCGTGTCCCGGGTTCTATGGACGGTCCCCaggccgcccgccgccgccctcgtCCGCCTGAGGTGGTGGGGAGAGACCTCGGACGGGACCGTGTTCCAGCCGGGCCAGCCCGGGAGCGGCAGCGCCCGCTACGCCGTGCGCTGCGGGCCCCGGCAGTTCACTGCGTACCTCACAG ATATGGGTGTGCTTGTCCTGGAGGTAATGACCAAACTTGACCGTCTTCCACTCGGCCGAGTGCAAATCAGCGGACTGTCCCACCTCTCTCCCAGCCATCCCATCAAAGGGGTTTTCACCATTGTTTCACCCACCTCTGATAAACTCGGAGAGCTGCAG GTCTCACTAGTCCTAGAACCTCTGCCAGAACTGTACgacaccagcagctctgccccaaCCCCAGATGTAAGTTTAGATATCACTCCTGCGCAGGGAAGCAGCAAGTCCCAGTTTCTTGCTCCGTCACGGCAAACACGGGTGACGATCGCTGACCGAGAGTCCGTGAACAGTAGCAGAGCCACAAGTcccag tAGAGGAAAGGACCATTTGCTCTTTCAAGAGAACTCTGAAAACATAAAGGACGCTCTTCCTGCTTCTCATCGCCGTCAGATTTTACCAGATGAACATTTGAAAGCGAATCCTTTGAAGCAGCAAGTGTCGTTTCTCACCAGCACTGATTCGGAAGCACCTGCTAGAACAAACACGCGGGTCCTCTCTTTGCATAACCCGGCTACACAAGACCTGCTTTCAG CTCTTTTAGATCAGGGCAATAAACTCCGTGATGCAATGATTGTTTCTGCAATGAAGTCCAGCCCGGACGTGGAGATCGAACTGAATGAAGTGCCTCGTTTTATAGAAAGAGACGATTGCAGATCGCCAGCAAA GAGCCCAAAAGGCTTGAACTCAAATTTTGTGCCCGATCCTGAAGATCTCCAGCTCTTTGCATCCAAAGTCTCCGGTCAGGACCTGAACTCTGAAGAGAGAGCAATACAGTTACTGTTGGGCAG TGCTGATTTATCCCCTGTGCAGTTCTGGGATCGGACAGGATCCCTTTTGGATTCGCTCTCTCTTGGGAGTGAGGTGTATGACAGTGAACTCAACGATCCCCATTATGACCAGAGTCTGCTAGAGAATCTTTTTTACACGACTCCT aaatCTGATTCTAGTTTAAGCGATTTCCTCAGCGATGATGATATTAACTCCTCCAAAAAAGTAACCAAGACAGAAAGTCTCAAGAAAGCTGATCGTATGAATCTGCAGAAGGATTCTAATGCCTTTGATGAGGGTCAGAAGGTGACAGATACTAAACTCAG ACCATTTGCTCCTCCAGAAGCTCACACGGAACCAGCTCACGTCGCATCCTTGAGCGTGGACAGGTTGGCGTCGCTGGGCCGAATCCACCTGGCCAGAGTCATCATCGAAAGCTTGAAAATCCCTCCTGAGAGCATCCAGATCACCCCCAAAAAGAAAGGCTTGATGGGGAAGCCTCCAAGGCCTAGTAAGTG TACCTTCTTTGTTGAGTTCCACTTCCCTGTGGGAGCCTCCAAGGATGAAAAAGGACAGGTCTCCGTAACAACAGAAGTAACTCGAATAGCTTCAAGTAAAATCACAGATGACG CGGTGAAATTTCAGCAGCGCTTTGTGTTCCCGCTCCGTTTCGGTGGGACGATGACAGAGCACTGGTGGAGCTCTGACCTCGCTTTTAAAATCTACATGAGGAAAAGCACGCAGAAAAAG CCAGTGGCCGTTGGCTCAGCAGCCCTTTCGTTGCGCAAGGTGATTGAGTCTGAGTTGCTCAGTGTCAGCTGTGAAATACCTGTGGAGAAAGAGGGAGGTCAGACACAAGTTGGACCGCTGAAG GTGTCCTTAGAACTCGCGGCCGACAACAAAGACTTCACCCGCACGGCTGCCAGGTCAGCGATGGCTGCACAGCCCGTCCCAGCTCACGCCGTAAGAAGCCCCCGCCTGGAATTCCAGGAGCCCACCAGGAGGAGCGTAAATGCCGAAAATCCTCGCTGCTCGAAACGTCACGACTATGAGGATTTGCAGAAGACAGGAGCCACCACCATAAACGTGGTGCAGCCACCGCAGACCATCCCAACCTCTGCAGCCTGTAACCTGATGACACAATTCGCTGTTTCTCAAGACGATGGGTTATTACTGCATGTGCTGTTGATGGTGCCTGACGGAAAGGACTTTGTTGCTGAAGACAATTCTTGTAACGTGTATTTAAACTGCAAACTCCTCAGCGCCGAGGAGGCAACGAGATCTTCCGTCGTATGGGGCACAACACAACCTGCCTTTAATTTTTCTCAG GTGAtgcctttttccttgacttCCAAACACCTGGAGCGATTGAAGAATAATGTCATGGTTATTGAAGCGTGGAATAAGACGGGAAGCCCTGGCTTCGACAGGCTCTTGGGATTAGTGAAACTCCCTCTGCATCAGTTTTACATCTCGTTCAA AGATCCGAAGATTTCCCACCTGCTTCTCCGAGCTCAATACCCGGTGGTCGCTGTGGACAACTACATGCCCGTCATAGATGTTTTTACTGGCAACAGAAGTGGAAGCCTGAGGGTCATTCTGGCCATGGGCTCGGCTGATCAAATAGTGACACTACAAAGGctaaaaaatgaagaaggaacGGTACCTCCCGTCACAAAGCGCCCTTTGCACTCTCTGGACCCTCCTCCTATGAAAACCGCAACG caGTTTGCCCAAGAAGGGGAAGAGCTGATGGAGCACGTGTTTGAAATCCAGGTGGAGAGTGTGAAAGGACTCACTCCCTTGCAATCCACTGTTTGGGGAGAGGCCGACTGCTACGTACAGTATTATTTCCCGGTCCAAGAGCCTGGTTGTGATGCGCTGCAGGGAACTGAATTGCATGAGGAtg GCATTGAATTGAAGCCGTTTCGCACAGCGACCACTTTGTGTGTCCCCGATCCCGTCTTTAATGATGAGCATCATCATTCTCTGGTGGTTCCTGCTGATGTCCCAGTCCAGAGGCTCCTGGTTGGTGCGTTTACGGCAccgggagcagctggaggaggaatCCAGTTTGAAGTCTGGTGCAG GTATTATTACCCAAATGTCAGAGACCAGCTGGTCGCCAAAGGGATGCTGCCTCTGTCACGCCTGTGTGCCATGGTCACCATGCAGCAGCGCGAAGAAATAGGGATACAGACTTTTAATCTTCCCTTGGTCCCCAGGACTGATTCCCCAGAGGAATTTCATCTGCGGTCTTCAG GTTTGCTTGATGTGAGTGTGAGATACCAACGATCCATGAAAGCAGCGGCAGGAAGAACCACTCAagctatttctctttctgtacaGATACACAGAGCAGCTGGTTTGCAAGCAGCAGCGAG agctgTGGCACAAAAGAACCCTTCGGTCCAGTACTATGCGGGTGTGGGAGTTAACGCTTACGTCTCTGTGCACCTCTCCTTCCTGCCCGAGACGCAGAGACGCAGCACACGAGCTGTGGCTCGGACTTTCTGCCCCGAGTTTGAGCATCACGTCGAGTTTCCTTGTAACCTCATCATTCAGAGAAGCAGTGGAGAAGCCTCTTGTCTGGGGGAACTTTTGCAATCGGCCAATATCATCTTCTCGATTTACCATCAGAACACCAAGTCAG ccacTGAGATGTTGGCAGCTCGGACATCAAGAGATTATCTTCTCGGGACAGTCACCGTTCCAACCAGAGACCTGCTGAGAAAAAGATCAG gTATTACAGGCTGGTACCCGGTGACCCTGTCTGAAGATTTAACGCCCTCGCGCCACACCAACGTCACACAGGCCGTTGTGGGGGGGCTGGAACTGTCTGTCACCTTCGCTCGTCAGGATGACAGAGAACGTGTTTTGGAGGCTGCGAAGCTTTTAGGATGGAGCGGTGAGGACTGCGAAGACAGCGCGGACGACAGCGAGGAATGGgagcagagtgacagcccagccACTGTCACCATCTCAACCCCGAGAGTCTGGCTGCCGGTTCACTGCGTCCTGCTCGCGGGCCAGACGCAcctgaataaaaacatttattgctACCTCAGGTACAGGCTGTATAATCGAGAAGCCACACAGACTTTGCTCAGGAGGCCAAAACTGAGCGAGGACGCCAAGAACGTCACGGTGAACTTTAAGAAACCGAACAAGGTGACTCTCAGAAggagccaggggctgctgtggtTCTTCAGGGAGGAGAAATTAGAAATCCAGGTGTGGTGGGcgtatgggaaagaaaatgatgTGGAGAGACCGCTGGATACAGATCGTCTGGTTGGATCTGCCTACGTCGACCTGGCGGCATTAGCAGAGAGCTCAAGGACAACACTTAGTGTTAGTG GGGTTTATCCGCTGTTCAGATGCAACGCTGCCGACCTCGCAGGAGCGGCTGTGCGGGTTCACATCGTCCTTTCTTCCACTTCTGCTGCTCCGCCTAGCAGAATTCCCTGTGCTGAGGAATACAGCAACACTGAAGACGAAAGCACAGAGAAATCCCCTGAGCTGAGCCAATGGGTCCCTGAAAATCCAAGTCAAAAACTGGATATCGTGAGTCCAGAAATCACCGATGACAAACCACAAGAAGACGACGTgatatttctggaaaacacagtTGCTGTCAATATCCTTGTGGAAAGGGCAATGCATCTGAGTTTAAAAG GGAGTCCTTTGACGGACCGTGAAGTCACAGCACCCAGTAGCTGCGTCTCGTTTGCTGTTGCTGGCGCAGACACTCCAATAACCACTTCGATAATAGAAAATACAGACTCACCCGTCTGGGACTTTCAACAACAGGCAAG ATTATCCAAAGAGCTTCTGCTGGATCCACAGCAAACCTTGGTCTTCAAAGTGTGGCATAAAGCAG aGACCGAGCGAGTGATCGGATTTGCCTCCGTGgacctttctcctcttctctccggCTTCCAGCTCGTGTGCGGCTGGTACAATATTACGGATTTCAGCGGGCAGTGCCGAGGGCAGATCAAAGTAGCGATTTCCCCCCTTCAAAACCTAAAtaatctgaaagaagaaaggcaGGCAAGGATCCGGACCCGGCCACCGAGTCCTTCA GTGAAGCTCAGCTTTCCAACATTTCCCAGTAATGCTACAAGCTTTCCC